Proteins from a genomic interval of Cervus elaphus chromosome 13, mCerEla1.1, whole genome shotgun sequence:
- the CTSH gene encoding pro-cathepsin H, with protein MWAVLPLLCAGAWLLGAPACGAAELAVSSLEKFHFQLWMVQHQKKYSSEEYRHRLQVFASNLREINAHNARNHTFKMGLNQFSDMSFAELKRKYLWSEPQNCSATKSNYLRGTGPYPTSMDWRKKGNFVTPVKNQGGCGSCWTFSTTGALESAVAIATGKLPFLAEQQLVDCAQNFNNHGCKGGLPSQAFEYIRYNKGIMGEDTYPYRGQDGDCKYQPSKAIAFVKDVANITLNDEEAMVEAVALYNPVSFAFEVTADFMMYRKGIYSSTSCHKTPDKVNHAVLAVGYGEEKGIPYWIVKNSWGPQWGMKGYFLIERGKNMCGLAACASFPIPLV; from the exons ATGTGGGCCGTCCTGCCGCTGCTCTGCGCGGGAGCCTGGCTCCTGGGTGCCCCCGCTTGCGGCGCCGCCGAGCTGGCCGTGAGCTCTTTAG AGAAGTTTCACTTTCAGTTATGGATGGTGCAG CATCAAAAGAAATACAGCTCAGAGGAGTACCGCCACAGGCTGCAGGTGTTTGCCAGCAACTTGAGGGAGATCAACGCCCACAACGCCAGGAACCACACATTTAAAA TGGGACTGAATCAATTTTCAGACATGAGCTTTGCTGAATTAAAACGCAAGTATCTTTGGTCAGAGCCTCAG AATTGCTCAGCCACCAAAAGTAACTACCTTCGAGGTACTGGTCCCTACCCAACCTCCATGGactggagaaaaaaaggaaattttgtcACACCAGTGAAAAATCAG GGCGGCTGCGGCAGTTGCTGGACCTTCTCCACCACTGGTGCCCTGGAGTCTGCTGTCGCCATAGCAACGGGGAAGTTGCCCTTCCTA GCTGAGCAGCAGCTGGTGGACTGCGCCCAGAACTTCAACAACCACGGCTGCAAAGG GGGTCTCCCCAGCCAGGCCTTCGAGTACATCCGGTACAACAAGGGCATCATGGGTGAAGACACCTACCCCTACAGGGGCCAG gatggtgactgcaagtACCAGCCCAGTAAGGCCATCGCTTTTGTCAAGGATGTAGCCAACATCACACTG AACGACGAGGAGGCGATGGTAGAGGCGGTGGCCCTATACAACCCCGTGAGCTTCGCCTTCGAGGTGACTGCTGACTTTATGATGTACAGAAAGGGCATCTACTCCAG taCTTCCTGTCATAAGACTCCGGATAAAGTAAACCACGCAGTGTTGGCTGTTGGGTACGGAGAAGAGAAAGGGATACCCTATTGGATCGTGAAAAACTCTTGGGGCCCCCAATGGGGAATGAAGGG gTACTTCCTCATTGAGCGCGGGAAGAATATGTGCGGCCTTGCAGCTTgtgcctccttccccatccccctggTGTGA